In Candidatus Binatia bacterium, one DNA window encodes the following:
- a CDS encoding glycosyltransferase family 39 protein: MSGGAVAAAPERRWADAVRAGSAESAAHGAWAATLAVGGLSGALFLLFVGYGYNLEDEGTVLYQILRTFRGERPYLDFHTGYTPAVFYLNAWLFEAFGVSVLPIRVVLAAVNAIAVMLIFRLSLRVAPPLESALAALTYAIFMPFFQGQFASFNIPYPAWYAVAAWLGAHLASVKAVESGGSRGWLAAAGALAGVAFSFKPNTGVLALGAVVLAQILVAAPLAGALGRALELLVLAVAAFAVFAVLAFDVVTPQFALLGGPILALAAAGIWMRWTRRPPGRERTLGAGVVDACVIVAAFVAVNLPWLAYFLPQLGLAGFAREVLLLGAGVERIYLLYFPRPSPWGVAVMIGLVVVAVLPWLLARGTVGMRTVVALAAIATIGGVAALALFGLAPEGLLVSIILQLEVLSFHLIPLLLWTAVLAIVWRLRSLERADDGRLPQTFAVGVVNAVFALLLFLQLFPRIDFMHVVISMPSALVVGAGALARLERWWGEQLGGAYGWDEARRRRAARWTRLAACAPIVLALVIRAVPFADARLRVTPDVALRATTSLGQDAMPIVIEEDRDRDLRELRAVADFVAGATRPDEPIFVFPALAMVPFLTNRHTPVPHDYFFAGRPSHADEAAMVAAIEQAKPPLIVTLNDRLGYFSSSPAYYFILRDYAQRNYQLVRRIGRYDVLARRDLLDAHPEWREPVQEAGLFDATYARGKYASELAVAGRIAESGTPLDFAGFAPRLADVDRRVRQAVAAAIDAVAARDPGGYAAIEEVIATTRSAKLLYLRTLGEYGAPAALGYLQDVFLRERGRIRWEAARSINFLLARQLSARFNLVEPVRGPLLELPPELAVDALVAPIDDFVERQRIGPLAALAAARAGRQDLKPQLDGYWDRDETTWWKMLAAFALFQLGDDQRLVTLFDLMNEGTLPGQFVPSILLDPQVVAPDVAARAVVDRIANGSAEERETAVWMVPFLAANGADGAWAAVEKAVGDPDPWVRNAARWALEQRAAKEGS, from the coding sequence ATGAGCGGCGGCGCCGTCGCGGCGGCGCCCGAGCGGCGCTGGGCCGACGCCGTGCGCGCGGGCTCCGCCGAGAGCGCCGCACACGGCGCGTGGGCCGCGACGCTCGCGGTCGGCGGGCTCAGCGGCGCGCTGTTCCTGCTCTTCGTCGGCTACGGCTACAACCTCGAGGACGAGGGGACGGTCCTCTACCAGATCCTCCGCACCTTCCGCGGCGAGCGTCCGTACCTCGACTTCCACACCGGCTACACGCCGGCGGTGTTCTACCTGAACGCCTGGCTGTTCGAGGCGTTCGGCGTCTCGGTGCTGCCGATCCGCGTCGTGCTCGCGGCGGTCAACGCGATCGCGGTGATGCTGATCTTCCGGCTGTCGCTGCGCGTCGCGCCGCCGCTCGAGTCTGCGCTCGCGGCGCTGACCTACGCGATCTTCATGCCCTTCTTCCAGGGGCAGTTCGCGTCGTTCAACATCCCGTACCCCGCCTGGTACGCGGTCGCCGCCTGGCTCGGGGCGCACCTCGCGAGCGTCAAGGCGGTCGAGAGCGGGGGCTCGCGCGGCTGGCTCGCCGCGGCGGGCGCGCTCGCGGGCGTCGCGTTCTCGTTCAAGCCGAACACCGGCGTGCTCGCGCTCGGCGCGGTCGTGCTGGCGCAGATCCTGGTCGCGGCACCGCTCGCCGGCGCGCTCGGGCGCGCGCTCGAGCTGCTGGTCCTGGCGGTCGCCGCGTTCGCGGTCTTCGCGGTGCTCGCCTTCGACGTCGTGACGCCGCAGTTCGCGCTGCTCGGCGGGCCGATCCTGGCGCTGGCCGCGGCCGGCATCTGGATGCGCTGGACGCGGCGTCCTCCGGGGCGCGAGCGCACGCTCGGCGCCGGCGTCGTCGACGCGTGCGTGATCGTCGCGGCGTTCGTCGCCGTCAACCTGCCGTGGCTCGCGTACTTCCTGCCGCAGCTCGGGCTCGCGGGCTTCGCGCGCGAGGTGCTGCTGCTCGGCGCGGGCGTCGAGCGCATCTACCTGCTGTACTTCCCGCGTCCGAGCCCGTGGGGCGTGGCGGTGATGATCGGCCTCGTCGTGGTCGCGGTGCTGCCGTGGCTGCTCGCGCGCGGCACGGTCGGCATGCGCACCGTGGTGGCGCTCGCCGCGATCGCGACGATCGGCGGCGTCGCCGCGCTCGCCCTCTTCGGCCTCGCGCCCGAGGGGCTGCTGGTCTCGATCATCCTGCAGCTCGAGGTGCTGAGCTTCCACCTGATCCCGCTGCTGCTGTGGACCGCGGTGCTGGCGATCGTCTGGCGTCTGCGCTCGCTCGAGCGGGCCGACGACGGGCGCTTGCCGCAGACCTTCGCGGTCGGCGTGGTCAACGCGGTGTTCGCGCTGCTGCTCTTCCTGCAGCTCTTCCCGCGCATCGACTTCATGCACGTCGTGATCAGCATGCCGTCGGCGCTGGTGGTCGGCGCGGGCGCGCTCGCGCGGCTCGAGCGCTGGTGGGGCGAGCAGCTCGGCGGCGCGTACGGCTGGGACGAGGCGCGCCGCCGTCGCGCGGCGCGCTGGACGCGGCTCGCCGCCTGCGCGCCGATCGTGCTCGCGCTCGTCATCCGCGCGGTGCCGTTCGCCGACGCGCGGCTGCGCGTCACGCCGGACGTCGCGCTGCGCGCGACGACGTCGCTCGGGCAGGACGCGATGCCGATCGTGATCGAGGAGGACCGCGACCGCGACCTGCGCGAGCTGCGCGCGGTCGCCGACTTCGTCGCCGGCGCGACGCGGCCCGACGAGCCGATCTTCGTCTTCCCGGCGCTCGCGATGGTGCCGTTCCTCACCAACCGGCACACGCCGGTGCCGCACGACTACTTCTTCGCGGGGCGTCCGTCGCACGCCGACGAGGCGGCGATGGTGGCGGCGATCGAGCAGGCGAAGCCGCCGCTCATCGTCACGCTGAACGACCGTCTCGGCTACTTCTCGTCGTCGCCCGCGTACTACTTCATCCTCCGCGACTACGCGCAGCGGAACTACCAGCTCGTGCGCCGCATCGGGCGCTACGACGTGCTCGCGCGCCGCGACCTGCTCGACGCGCACCCCGAGTGGCGCGAGCCGGTGCAGGAGGCGGGTCTCTTCGACGCGACCTACGCGCGCGGCAAGTACGCGAGCGAGCTCGCGGTCGCGGGTCGCATCGCGGAGAGCGGCACGCCGCTCGACTTCGCGGGCTTCGCGCCGCGGCTCGCCGACGTCGATCGCCGCGTGCGGCAGGCGGTGGCGGCGGCGATCGACGCCGTCGCGGCGCGCGACCCGGGCGGCTACGCAGCGATCGAGGAGGTCATCGCGACCACGCGCTCGGCGAAGCTGCTCTATCTCCGCACGCTCGGCGAGTACGGCGCGCCGGCGGCGCTCGGCTACCTGCAGGACGTCTTCCTGCGCGAGCGCGGCCGCATCCGCTGGGAGGCGGCGCGCTCGATCAACTTTTTGCTTGCAAGGCAGCTCTCGGCGCGCTTCAACCTGGTCGAGCCGGTGCGCGGGCCGCTGCTCGAGCTGCCGCCAGAGCTCGCGGTCGACGCGCTGGTCGCGCCGATCGACGACTTCGTCGAGCGTCAGCGCATCGGCCCGCTCGCGGCGCTGGCGGCGGCGCGCGCCGGACGGCAGGACTTGAAGCCGCAGCTCGACGGCTACTGGGACCGCGACGAGACCACCTGGTGGAAGATGCTCGCCGCGTTCGCGCTGTTCCAGCTCGGCGACGACCAGCGTCTGGTCACGCTGTTCGATCTGATGAACGAGGGCACGCTGCCCGGGCAGTTCGTGCCCTCGATCCTGCTCGATCCGCAGGTCGTGGCGCCCGACGTCGCGGCCCGAGCGGTCGTCGACCGCATCGCCAACGGCAGCGCGGAGGAGCGCGAGACCGCGGTCTGGATGGTGCCGTTCCTCGCCGCGAACGGCGCGGACGGCGCCTGGGCCGCGGTCGAGAAGGCGGTCGGCGACCCCGACCCGTGGGTCCGCAACGCGGCGCGCTGGGCGCTCGAGCAGCGCGCCGCGAAGGAGGGATCTTGA
- a CDS encoding CopD family protein translates to MEHSALHATQLVGVLLTLAAPLLALIVLLPARDVAAFTSTAGRLDDDLLVRTARSTALVAAVGGVACFLNLIVQVAEFEGVTLLAGAEPSLVFRFATATTVGRLTVTRGSLLLLAAALAWWLSRDVERARRRVVWLPLLAVGIGAAVTTALVTHAAAQPTGREGAIALHFLHVVAAASWLGVLGHLFLTRRALLGATDAEQVRLVAAIVGRFSPMALTAGLALLVTGSVATWLYLGTPTAVLTSAYGLTLATKLGLLVPLVAGGFVNYRYVRPALLRLAEPSATGPLTTGAPPEVLRRLVRTIELEVSVGLVLVITAGILASVSPPTPQGEGRLTEAQTAAILEPRMPRTDIVDPSTWVGSATRTEDDLKYSEFMHQWSGALVILLGLAWLVQSVGGDSLAARIAAWVWPAAFVPFAVFVAIASDPEVWPLGTVSPLVALTDPIVLEHRVGALMIVVLAWLGLREARRGGPHRPLGHALPIVMVVGSLLLLGHAHSSFSASDSLTTLINVQHAVLGGLGVLAGMVRWLQLRQLVPQRLAAFLWPTLVLAIGLFMTLSYRELV, encoded by the coding sequence TTGGAGCACTCTGCCCTGCACGCGACGCAGCTCGTCGGCGTGCTCCTCACCCTCGCGGCCCCGCTTCTCGCGCTGATCGTGCTGCTGCCGGCGCGCGACGTCGCCGCGTTCACCTCGACCGCGGGACGGCTCGACGACGACCTGCTGGTGCGCACCGCGCGCTCCACCGCGCTCGTCGCCGCGGTGGGCGGCGTCGCCTGCTTCCTGAACCTGATCGTGCAGGTCGCCGAGTTCGAGGGAGTGACGCTGCTCGCCGGCGCGGAGCCGTCGCTGGTCTTCCGCTTCGCGACCGCGACCACCGTCGGACGCTTGACGGTCACGCGCGGCTCGCTGCTGCTCTTGGCGGCGGCGCTCGCCTGGTGGCTCTCGCGCGACGTCGAGCGCGCGCGCCGTCGGGTCGTCTGGCTGCCGCTGCTCGCGGTCGGGATCGGCGCCGCCGTGACGACGGCGCTGGTGACGCACGCCGCGGCGCAGCCGACCGGACGCGAGGGCGCGATCGCGCTGCACTTCCTGCACGTCGTCGCGGCGGCGAGCTGGCTCGGCGTGCTCGGCCACCTCTTCCTCACGCGTCGCGCGCTGCTCGGCGCGACCGACGCCGAGCAGGTGCGGCTCGTCGCCGCGATCGTCGGCCGCTTCTCGCCGATGGCGCTCACCGCGGGTCTCGCGCTGCTCGTGACCGGCAGCGTCGCGACCTGGCTCTACCTCGGAACGCCGACGGCCGTGCTGACGTCGGCCTACGGGCTCACGCTCGCGACCAAGCTCGGGCTGCTCGTCCCGCTCGTCGCGGGCGGCTTCGTGAACTACCGCTACGTACGCCCTGCCCTGCTGCGCCTCGCCGAGCCGTCCGCGACCGGGCCGCTCACGACCGGAGCTCCGCCCGAGGTGCTGCGCCGCCTGGTGCGCACGATCGAGCTCGAGGTGAGCGTCGGCCTGGTGCTGGTGATCACCGCGGGCATCCTCGCCTCGGTGTCGCCGCCGACGCCGCAGGGCGAGGGTCGCCTCACCGAGGCGCAGACCGCGGCGATCCTCGAGCCGCGCATGCCACGCACCGACATCGTCGATCCGTCGACCTGGGTCGGCAGCGCGACGCGCACCGAGGACGACCTCAAGTACTCCGAGTTCATGCACCAGTGGTCGGGCGCGCTCGTCATCCTGCTCGGCCTCGCCTGGCTCGTACAGTCGGTCGGCGGCGACAGCCTCGCGGCGCGCATCGCCGCCTGGGTGTGGCCGGCGGCGTTCGTCCCGTTCGCGGTGTTCGTCGCGATCGCGAGCGATCCCGAGGTGTGGCCGCTCGGCACCGTGAGCCCGCTCGTCGCGCTCACCGATCCGATCGTGCTCGAGCACCGCGTCGGCGCGCTGATGATCGTCGTGCTGGCGTGGCTCGGGCTGCGCGAGGCGCGGCGCGGCGGACCCCACCGTCCGCTCGGGCACGCGCTGCCGATCGTCATGGTGGTCGGCAGCCTGCTGCTGCTCGGCCACGCGCACTCGAGCTTCTCGGCGAGCGACTCGCTGACCACGCTGATCAACGTGCAGCACGCGGTGCTGGGCGGGCTCGGCGTCCTCGCCGGCATGGTGCGCTGGCTGCAGCTGCGCCAGCTCGTGCCGCAGCGGCTCGCGGCGTTCCTGTGGCCGACGCTGGTGCTGGCGATCGGCCTGTTCATGACGCTGTCGTACCGAGAGCTCGTCTAG
- a CDS encoding glycosyltransferase family 4 protein, with translation MLNERDLSHPLAGGVEVHLEEIASRLAARHGIEMTVLCAAFEGAIPDERRNGIRYVRFGDRGFSYYAALPRRARAELESGGYDLIVENLCKLLFFSSVYLPGVPKLALVHHLFGLSAFRQVSVPIASYVVATEALLPIAYRGWPFVVVSPSTRDDLVKRGIPRRNIRVVPNGLDHERYRPGASVPEQDLVVFVGRLEHYKGVDLLLDAWPRVLATRPTARLVLIGEGTAGAALRERARTLPFQDSVTFTGFLPEEEKVAWLQRATVLVQPSRKEGWGLTVLEANACGTPVVATDVPGLRDSVRHGRTGLLAAPNATSLAGSLSAVLSDGALRARLARGARQWALRFTWDHVTEAFAEILRAAAARQPLPEVRDFLAMGRDTDERAPGADAVAAVERVQVSG, from the coding sequence ATGCTCAACGAACGGGACCTGAGCCACCCGCTGGCGGGCGGCGTCGAGGTCCACCTCGAGGAGATCGCGAGCCGGCTCGCGGCGCGCCACGGCATCGAGATGACCGTGCTGTGCGCCGCATTCGAGGGCGCGATCCCGGACGAGCGGCGCAACGGCATCCGCTACGTGCGCTTCGGCGACCGCGGCTTCAGCTACTACGCGGCGCTGCCGCGGCGCGCGCGCGCCGAGCTCGAGTCGGGCGGCTACGACCTGATCGTCGAGAACCTCTGCAAGCTGCTGTTCTTCTCGAGCGTCTACCTGCCCGGCGTGCCGAAGCTCGCGCTGGTGCACCATCTCTTCGGGCTGAGCGCGTTCCGCCAGGTGTCGGTGCCGATCGCGAGCTACGTCGTCGCGACCGAGGCGCTGCTGCCGATCGCCTACCGCGGCTGGCCGTTCGTCGTGGTGTCGCCGAGCACGCGCGACGATCTCGTCAAGCGCGGAATTCCGCGGCGCAACATCCGCGTCGTGCCGAACGGGCTCGACCACGAGCGCTACCGGCCGGGCGCGTCCGTCCCCGAGCAGGACCTGGTGGTCTTCGTCGGCCGGCTCGAGCACTACAAGGGCGTCGACCTGCTGCTCGACGCGTGGCCGCGCGTGCTCGCGACGCGTCCCACGGCGCGTCTCGTGCTGATCGGCGAGGGCACCGCGGGTGCGGCGCTGCGCGAGCGGGCGCGCACGCTGCCGTTCCAGGACAGCGTCACGTTCACGGGGTTCCTGCCCGAGGAGGAGAAGGTCGCGTGGTTGCAGCGGGCGACCGTGCTCGTGCAGCCCTCGCGCAAGGAAGGGTGGGGGCTCACGGTGCTCGAGGCGAACGCGTGCGGCACGCCGGTCGTCGCGACCGACGTGCCCGGGCTGCGCGACTCGGTCCGTCACGGACGCACGGGGCTCCTCGCCGCGCCGAACGCGACCTCGCTCGCGGGCTCGCTCTCCGCCGTGCTCTCCGACGGCGCGCTGCGCGCACGCCTCGCGCGCGGCGCGCGGCAGTGGGCGCTGCGCTTCACGTGGGATCACGTCACCGAGGCGTTCGCCGAGATCCTGCGCGCGGCGGCGGCGCGCCAGCCGCTGCCCGAGGTGCGCGACTTCCTCGCCATGGGGCGCGACACCGACGAGCGCGCGCCGGGCGCCGACGCGGTCGCGGCGGTGGAGCGCGTGCAGGTGAGCGGATGA
- a CDS encoding flippase, which translates to MELRSFARGGLLGLLALVVEKAVALVLVIGLARLLSPVDYGRYSFLIAYLTLFQVLAELGTEQILLRRLGAARERAERDRLVAGALGLRVTLALVACASAVALAPLAGGGDPALLRRTALAGAALLFTAQPGYRALFRAELRMGAVLGCAVATNALVLALVGVALAAGFGLDGVLVALAAANLAGFAVAAFVGRDLFRLRLAVDLPLWRELVHDAWPVGANVFVITLALRMGPLLLMRLRGPVEVGWFSSASRLVDALNLLPDAAMLTVYPLFVRFATTRPDSLRALAEIVAKLLAVALLCVIVVVSQVASEVMGGLFRPEFAVAGGALALLSWSALLAALGAVYGNLLIAVGRQRVLFRVNCAAVALQIVLQLVLIPWRGVDGAALAVVLTAVASHATLYALAATRTWVRPCVHAAAAPTGLALVLLGVGGMLPGGSWARAAVLLAAFLALLLLTRLVGARDVRVLRELLRTHDEEPVATPPVPALEP; encoded by the coding sequence ATGGAGCTGCGCTCGTTCGCGCGCGGGGGGCTGCTCGGTCTGCTCGCGCTGGTGGTGGAGAAGGCGGTCGCGCTCGTCCTGGTGATCGGGCTCGCGCGGCTGCTGAGCCCGGTCGACTACGGCCGCTACAGCTTCCTGATCGCCTACCTGACGCTGTTCCAGGTGCTCGCGGAGCTCGGCACCGAGCAGATCTTGCTGCGGCGTCTCGGCGCGGCGCGCGAGCGCGCGGAGCGCGACCGGCTGGTCGCGGGCGCGCTCGGGCTGCGCGTCACCCTGGCGCTGGTCGCCTGTGCGTCGGCGGTCGCGCTGGCGCCGCTCGCCGGCGGCGGCGACCCCGCGCTGCTGCGGCGCACGGCGCTCGCCGGCGCGGCGCTGCTGTTCACCGCGCAGCCGGGCTACCGGGCGCTGTTCCGCGCCGAGCTGCGCATGGGCGCCGTGCTCGGCTGCGCGGTCGCGACCAACGCGCTCGTGCTCGCGCTGGTCGGCGTCGCGCTCGCGGCGGGCTTCGGGCTCGACGGCGTCCTGGTCGCGCTCGCCGCGGCGAACCTCGCGGGCTTCGCGGTCGCGGCGTTCGTCGGGCGCGACCTGTTCCGCTTGCGGCTCGCGGTCGACCTGCCGCTGTGGCGCGAGCTCGTGCACGACGCCTGGCCGGTCGGCGCCAACGTCTTCGTCATCACGCTCGCGCTGCGGATGGGGCCGCTGCTGCTGATGCGGCTCCGCGGCCCGGTCGAGGTCGGCTGGTTCTCGTCGGCGTCGCGTCTCGTCGACGCGCTGAACCTGCTGCCCGACGCCGCGATGCTGACCGTCTACCCGCTGTTCGTGCGCTTCGCGACGACGCGGCCGGACTCGCTGCGCGCGCTCGCGGAGATCGTCGCGAAGCTGCTCGCGGTGGCGCTGCTCTGTGTCATCGTCGTCGTGAGCCAGGTCGCGAGCGAGGTCATGGGCGGGCTCTTCCGGCCGGAGTTCGCGGTGGCGGGCGGCGCGCTCGCGCTGCTCTCGTGGTCGGCGCTGCTCGCGGCGCTCGGCGCGGTGTACGGGAATCTTCTGATCGCGGTCGGACGGCAGCGGGTGCTGTTCCGGGTGAACTGCGCCGCGGTCGCGCTCCAGATCGTGCTGCAGCTCGTGCTGATCCCGTGGCGCGGCGTCGACGGCGCGGCGCTCGCGGTCGTCCTGACCGCGGTCGCGAGCCACGCGACGCTCTACGCGCTCGCGGCGACGCGCACCTGGGTGCGGCCGTGCGTGCACGCGGCCGCCGCCCCGACCGGGCTCGCGCTCGTGCTGCTCGGCGTCGGGGGGATGCTGCCGGGCGGCTCGTGGGCGCGCGCCGCGGTGCTCTTGGCCGCGTTTCTCGCGCTGCTGCTCCTGACGCGCCTCGTCGGCGCCCGCGACGTCCGCGTGCTGCGCGAGCTCCTGCGGACGCACGACGAGGAGCCCGTCGCGACGCCGCCCGTCCCGGCGCTCGAGCCGTGA
- a CDS encoding polyprenol monophosphomannose synthase, which yields MPEKIVVIPTYNERGNIERLLPQLLDFDPELEVVVVDDQSPDDTASAAEEIGRQRGRVHVVRRGPKQGIGPAYRAGFKRALELGAEYIVQMDADFSHPIASLPDLFENAKREYDVVLGSRYLDGITVVRWPIERLLISYFGNYYVRKLTGLPVRDTTGGFKCWRRSALAAIDLDQVRSNGYSFQIEMTYRAWCKGMRILEVPIIFMDREVGTSKMSKKIGLEALWIVWELKLRRALGRL from the coding sequence GTGCCCGAGAAGATCGTCGTCATTCCGACCTACAACGAGCGCGGCAACATCGAGCGTCTGCTGCCGCAGCTCCTCGACTTCGACCCGGAACTGGAGGTGGTCGTGGTCGACGACCAATCGCCGGACGACACGGCGAGCGCCGCCGAGGAGATCGGCCGGCAGCGCGGTCGCGTCCACGTCGTCCGCCGCGGCCCCAAGCAGGGCATCGGGCCCGCCTACCGGGCGGGCTTCAAGCGCGCCCTCGAGCTCGGAGCCGAGTACATCGTCCAGATGGACGCGGACTTCTCGCACCCCATTGCCTCGCTCCCCGACCTGTTCGAGAACGCCAAGCGGGAGTACGACGTCGTCCTCGGCTCGCGCTACTTGGACGGCATCACGGTGGTGCGATGGCCGATCGAGCGCCTGCTGATCAGCTACTTCGGCAACTACTACGTGCGGAAGCTGACCGGGCTGCCGGTGCGCGACACGACGGGCGGCTTCAAGTGCTGGCGCCGCTCCGCGCTCGCCGCGATCGACCTCGATCAGGTGCGCTCGAACGGATACTCGTTCCAGATCGAGATGACGTACCGCGCGTGGTGCAAGGGCATGCGCATCCTGGAGGTACCGATCATCTTCATGGACCGTGAGGTGGGCACCTCGAAGATGTCGAAGAAGATCGGCCTCGAGGCGCTGTGGATCGTCTGGGAGCTCAAGCTGCGGCGCGCGCTCGGGCGCCTCTGA
- a CDS encoding amidase produces the protein MSTEHWRASASELARRIAAREASSREVVEAHLERIEKINPALNAITVVFADEALAAADAADRKLASGEPIGPLHGVPFTVKENIDVAGSATTEGVAALANMVPPIDAPIVERMRRAGAIPIARTNMPDFGLRIHTHSSLRGLTKNPWHPERTAGGSSGGEAAALATGLTPLGLGNDIGGSLRNPAHCCGIASLKPTTGRLPRASAGPVEDPTMSSQLMFVDGPMARHVEDLGLALSVIAGPHPRDPFSVPAPLVGPPVGNRVRVAVLEEWPGGTTEPGVTAAVRRAADALADAGYDVAVATPPLVERAVEVWGAWLVSELRPTLPLLSGLMGEEGRKVLDYCARRFPPIELDGLVQLLAERHGIARAWSAFQVERPLLLWPVWTRTAFPHGADIASEEEAFATFDLLRPALPPNLLGLPAACVPAGVADGLPVGVQVIGPRFREDLCLDAAAAIEARLGRLTPIDPRTEV, from the coding sequence GTGAGCACGGAGCACTGGCGCGCGTCGGCGAGCGAGCTCGCACGACGCATCGCGGCGCGCGAGGCGAGCTCGCGCGAGGTCGTCGAGGCGCACCTCGAGCGCATCGAGAAGATCAACCCGGCGCTGAACGCCATCACCGTCGTTTTCGCCGACGAGGCGCTCGCCGCGGCCGACGCCGCGGACCGCAAGCTCGCGTCCGGCGAGCCGATCGGGCCGCTGCACGGCGTCCCGTTCACCGTCAAGGAAAACATCGACGTCGCGGGCTCCGCGACCACCGAGGGCGTCGCGGCGCTCGCCAACATGGTGCCGCCGATCGACGCGCCGATCGTCGAGCGCATGCGGCGCGCGGGCGCGATCCCGATCGCGCGCACCAACATGCCGGACTTCGGGCTGCGCATTCACACGCACAGCTCGCTGCGCGGCCTGACCAAGAACCCGTGGCATCCCGAACGCACGGCCGGCGGCTCGAGCGGCGGCGAGGCGGCGGCGCTCGCGACCGGGCTCACGCCGCTGGGTCTCGGCAACGACATCGGCGGCTCGCTGCGCAACCCCGCGCACTGCTGCGGCATCGCGTCGCTGAAGCCGACCACGGGACGTCTGCCGCGCGCGAGCGCCGGGCCGGTCGAGGATCCGACGATGTCCTCGCAGCTCATGTTCGTCGACGGGCCGATGGCGCGGCACGTCGAGGACCTGGGCCTCGCGCTGTCGGTGATCGCCGGGCCGCATCCGCGCGATCCGTTCTCGGTGCCGGCGCCGCTCGTCGGACCGCCGGTCGGCAATCGCGTGCGCGTCGCCGTGCTCGAGGAGTGGCCCGGCGGCACGACCGAGCCCGGCGTGACGGCCGCCGTGCGGCGCGCCGCCGACGCGCTCGCCGACGCCGGCTACGACGTCGCGGTCGCCACGCCGCCGCTCGTCGAGCGCGCGGTCGAGGTCTGGGGCGCCTGGCTGGTCAGCGAGCTGCGGCCGACGCTGCCGCTGCTCTCCGGGCTGATGGGCGAGGAGGGCCGCAAGGTGCTCGACTACTGCGCGCGCCGCTTCCCGCCGATCGAGCTCGACGGGCTCGTGCAGCTGCTCGCGGAGCGGCACGGCATCGCGCGCGCCTGGAGTGCGTTCCAGGTCGAGCGTCCGCTGCTGCTGTGGCCGGTGTGGACGCGCACCGCGTTCCCGCACGGCGCCGACATCGCGAGCGAGGAGGAGGCGTTCGCGACCTTCGACCTGCTGCGGCCGGCGCTGCCGCCGAACCTGCTCGGGCTGCCGGCGGCGTGCGTGCCGGCAGGCGTGGCGGACGGGCTGCCGGTCGGCGTGCAGGTGATCGGGCCGCGCTTCCGCGAGGACCTGTGCCTCGACGCCGCGGCCGCGATCGAGGCGCGGCTCGGGCGCTTGACGCCGATCGATCCGCGCACGGAGGTCTGA
- a CDS encoding copper resistance CopC family protein, translated as MLLALAAALPFAFATDAAAHARLTRAVPSDGSSLATPPAKIDLWFNELLDDDFNDVAVHRANADGGPADDENFATGKPQVDPSDRTHLVTDLRPLAPGDYVVQWKVLSRDGHSARGRVRFSVGKQD; from the coding sequence GTGCTGCTCGCGCTTGCGGCCGCTCTGCCGTTCGCATTCGCGACCGACGCCGCCGCGCACGCCCGTCTGACGCGCGCCGTGCCGTCCGACGGCTCGTCGCTGGCCACGCCGCCGGCCAAGATCGACCTCTGGTTCAACGAGCTGCTCGACGACGACTTCAACGACGTCGCCGTCCATCGCGCCAACGCGGACGGCGGCCCCGCCGACGACGAGAACTTCGCGACCGGAAAGCCCCAGGTCGATCCGAGCGACCGAACCCACCTGGTCACGGACCTCAGGCCGCTCGCGCCGGGGGACTACGTGGTGCAGTGGAAGGTCCTGTCGCGTGACGGGCACAGCGCGCGCGGCCGGGTCCGCTTCTCGGTCGGCAAGCAGGACTGA
- a CDS encoding glycosyltransferase family 2 protein, with product MAGEGERDERPRVAVVVLDWNGGEDALACVASVLESRYRPLDVWLVDNASRAPVLEEARRRHPELRTIANPRNLGYAGGNNVGIRAALEEGAQYVLVLNNDARAEPDTIAEMVAVARRDPKIAAVGAKVLRLDDPTRLWMAWGEVTYRQSLVRLVGEDAPDGPQFDVERDVDWVSGAAILLARPALEAIGLFDEEFFAYHEEVDWCASARERGFRVVYAPRAVVRHRGESSSGGRSFVSRKQYLTARNMVRFVRKHASRAQRWRFAAFVAATLPLSYLRRLPRGEAEGVVLKLRGFADALSGRPIPRARLGLDG from the coding sequence GTGGCAGGGGAAGGCGAGCGCGACGAGCGACCGCGGGTCGCCGTGGTGGTGCTCGACTGGAACGGCGGCGAGGACGCGCTGGCCTGCGTCGCGAGCGTTCTGGAAAGCCGCTACCGACCGCTCGACGTCTGGCTGGTCGACAACGCGTCGCGCGCGCCGGTGCTCGAGGAGGCGCGACGCCGTCACCCCGAGCTGCGGACGATCGCCAACCCGCGCAACCTCGGCTACGCGGGAGGCAACAACGTCGGCATCCGCGCGGCGCTCGAGGAAGGCGCGCAGTACGTGCTCGTGCTCAACAACGACGCGCGCGCCGAGCCCGACACGATCGCGGAGATGGTCGCGGTCGCACGGCGCGATCCGAAGATCGCCGCGGTCGGCGCCAAGGTGCTGCGTCTCGACGACCCGACGCGGCTCTGGATGGCGTGGGGCGAGGTGACCTACCGGCAGAGCCTCGTGCGGCTCGTCGGCGAGGATGCGCCGGACGGACCGCAGTTCGACGTGGAGCGCGACGTCGACTGGGTGTCGGGCGCCGCGATCCTGCTCGCGCGCCCGGCGCTCGAGGCGATCGGGCTCTTCGACGAGGAGTTCTTCGCCTACCACGAGGAGGTCGACTGGTGCGCGAGCGCGCGCGAGCGCGGCTTCCGCGTGGTCTACGCGCCGCGCGCCGTCGTGCGTCACCGCGGCGAGTCGAGCTCGGGCGGCCGCAGCTTCGTCAGCCGCAAGCAATACTTGACGGCGCGCAACATGGTGCGCTTCGTGCGCAAGCACGCGTCGCGCGCGCAGCGCTGGCGGTTCGCGGCGTTCGTCGCGGCGACGCTGCCGCTCTCCTACCTGCGACGCCTGCCGCGCGGCGAGGCGGAGGGCGTCGTGCTCAAGCTCCGCGGCTTCGCCGACGCGCTCTCCGGACGGCCGATCCCGCGCGCGCGGCTCGGGCTCGACGGTTGA